A genomic region of Miscanthus floridulus cultivar M001 chromosome 3, ASM1932011v1, whole genome shotgun sequence contains the following coding sequences:
- the LOC136547435 gene encoding probable serine/threonine-protein kinase PBL7, with protein sequence MSCLPCSGSSGKESKSLAALSPTPRPAAKEAPVRSNSRASGSRKEDSVRRGGNTAHGPAQIFTFRELAIATKNFRKDCLLGEGGFGRVYKGRMENGQVIAVKQLDRNGFQGNREFLVEVLMLSLLHHPNLVRLIGYCADGDQRLLVYEYMLLGSLENHLFGPPDKEPLDWNTRMKIAAGAAKGLEYLHDKANPPVIYRDFKSSNILLGEDYYPKLSDFGLAKLGPVGDKTHVSTRVMGTYGYCAPEYAMTGQLTLKSDVYSFGVVFLELITGRKAIDHTQPSGEQNLVAWARPLFRDRRKFCQLADPSLQGRYPKRGLYQALAIAAMCLQEQAASRPLIGDVVTALSYLAAHPYDPNVPSTKDSRTCPSTPRAKTHRRTTSVPDAQHAAESLMLNFPDLRKETVRGGKFEKDSTEGSGSSSSSGRNDGLDVPQLLAIPNGKACSEGDNIQKSTVKVGAREN encoded by the exons ATGAGCTGCTTACCGTGCTCCGGTTCGTCGGGGAAGGAGTCCAAGAGCTTGGCGGCGCTCTCGCCGACCCCCCGGCCTGCGGCGAAGGAGGCACCAG TTCGATCAAATTCACGTGCTTCGGGCTCCAGGAAGGAAGATTCTGTTCGCAGAGGAGGAAACACTGCACATGGCCCGGCACAGATTTTCACTTTCCGGGAGTTGGCTATCGCTACCAAGAATTTCAGGAAAGATTGCCTATTGGGAGAAGGTGGCTTTGGTCGTGTGTATAAAGGACGCATGGAAAATGGACAG GTCATTGCTGTGAAGCAACTTGATAGAAACGGTTTTCAAGGAAATCGTGAATTTCTTGTGGAGGTTCTCATGCTAAGTCTCTTGCACCATCCTAATCTGGTCAGATTAATTGGCTATTGCGCAGATGGTGACCAGCGCCTCCTAGTTTACGAATATATGTTGTTGGGATCACTAGAAAATCATCTGTTTG GCCCACCAGATAAGGAACCTCTTGACTGGAATACAAGGATGAAGATTGCTGCTGGTGCAGCGAAGGGTCTGGAGTATCTTCATGATAAGGCAAATCCACCTGTCATATACAGAGATTTCAAATCATCAAATATTCTTCTGGGTGAAGACTACTACCCTAAGCTGTCTGATTTTGGGCTGGCAAAACTTGGTCCAGTTGGTGACAAAACTCATGTATCAACACGAGTTATGGGAACATATGGATATTGCGCTCCTGAATATGCCATGACAGGACAGTTGACATTAAAGTCTGATGTTTACAGCTTTGGTGTTGTGTTCCTTGAACTTATTACAGGCCGCAAAGCAATCGATCACACCCAGCCTTCAGGGGAGCAAAATCTTGTTGCATGG GCTCGTCCACTTTTCAGAGACCGAAGGAAGTTCTGCCAACTTGCTGATCCATCACTGCAAGGTCGGTACCCCAAAAGGGGTTTGTACCAGGCTTTAGCTATTGCAGCTATGTGTTTGCAGGAGCAAGCAGCATCTCGGCCACTGATAGGAGATGTTGTCACTGCACTATCTTATCTAGCTGCGCATCCTTATGATCCAAATGTGCCTTCGACAAAGGATTCTAGGACCTGCCCATCTACCCCAAGGGCAAAAACACACAGACGAACCACCAGTGTTCCTGATGCTCAACATGCTGCTGAGTCGCTTATGTTGAACTTCCCAGACTTGAGGAAGGAGACCGTCAGAGGAGGGAAATTCGAGAAGGATAGTACTGAAGGTTCTGGCAGCAGCAGTAGCTCTGGAAGGAACGATGGCCTGGATGTCCCGCAACTTCTGGCCATTCCTAACGGCAAAGCTTGCAGTGAAGGTGATAACATTCAGAAGTCCACTGTTAAGGTTGGTGCCCGTGAGAACTAG
- the LOC136542785 gene encoding secreted mono- and diacylglycerol lipase 1-like, translating into MERWNLGASVVALLLLLSAASHGRELPVKHSDHSFIYNHTLAKTLVEYASAVYMTDLTALFTWTCSRCNDLTQMKLGSDSVQLMTFGQPHVGNAAFTSCFAKYVPNTIRVTHGHDIVPHLPPYFSFLPKLTYHHFPREVWVQDSDGNITEKICDDSGEDPDCCRCLSMFSLRIQDHFTYLGVDMEADDWSTCRIITAQSVRQFRQELAASNIIMTEHDIYVSIVEPSVQTDWSSSR; encoded by the exons ATGGAGAGATGGAACCTGGGCGCCAGCGTGGTGGCTCTCCTACTATTGCTGTCTGCTGCTTCTCATGGAAGAG AGTTGCCTGTCAAGCATAGTGATCACAGTTTTATCTACAATCATACTCTCGCAAAGACTCTTGTGGAATATGCATCAGCG GTGTATATGACAGATTTAACTGCGCTGTTTACGTGGACATGCTCAAGATGCaatgacttgactcaa ATGAAGCTTGGAAGTGACAGTGTGCAACTCATGACTTTCGGGCAGCCTCATGTTGGCAATGCTGCATTTACCTCATGCTTTGCCAAATATGTACCCAACACAATTCGAGTGACACACGGACATGATATTGTGCCACATTTGCCACCGTATTTCTCCTTTCTTCCCAAGCTGACATACCACCACTTCCCCAGAGAG GTATGGGTCCAGGATTCTGATGGCAACATAACTGAAAAGATTTGTGACGACAGCGGTGAAGACCCAGATTGTTGCAG GTGCCTCTCCATGTTCAGCTTGAGGATTCAGGACCATTTCACTTACCTAGGAGTCGATATGGAAGCGGACGATTGGAGCACCTGTAGAATCATCACAGCTCAAAGCGTTCGGCAATTCCGACAGGAGCTAGCAGCCAGCAACATCATCATGACAGAGCACGATATCTATGTCTCCATTGTCGAACCTAGTGTACAAACAGATTGGAGCAGTTCTAGATAG